A window of the Deinococcus gobiensis I-0 genome harbors these coding sequences:
- a CDS encoding DUF2268 domain-containing putative Zn-dependent protease (predicted Zn-dependent protease with a strongly conserved HExxH motif) has translation MGVRLVTGDVPRFWEAFGPGNRLGAPDMAARLRQVYLEPGTVGLRALLPGDEDASGALLGALRAHRDYYVSIRAESLQVIRTLPARLEAVLERLSGLFPELEADLYVAVGALGRGGTLGRTGGRRFAVVGLDFFCGGPHAANGSLSAWQRRVLHPAAALPGVVAHELIHTLQPEVRVEDLTLLQAVLAEGAAEYLGRIVAGDTINAHLYGYGLRHEAELRRRFQADLAAGAPLERWLYQGEQAGAEPADLGYFLGSQIVQAYHERDRDRAGVLRELLDLPLHDPQTFLRRSGYFG, from the coding sequence GTGGGTGTGCGGCTGGTCACTGGAGACGTTCCGCGCTTCTGGGAGGCGTTCGGGCCGGGGAACCGTCTGGGCGCCCCGGACATGGCCGCCCGGCTCCGGCAGGTGTATCTGGAGCCGGGAACGGTGGGGCTGCGGGCGCTCCTGCCGGGGGACGAGGACGCGTCGGGAGCGCTCCTGGGGGCGCTGCGGGCCCACCGGGACTATTACGTGAGCATCCGGGCCGAGTCGCTGCAGGTCATCCGGACCTTGCCCGCGCGGCTCGAAGCCGTGCTGGAGCGGCTGTCCGGCCTGTTCCCCGAGCTGGAGGCCGATCTCTATGTGGCCGTGGGGGCGCTCGGCCGGGGCGGCACACTGGGCCGGACAGGTGGGCGGCGCTTCGCGGTCGTCGGCCTGGATTTCTTCTGCGGCGGACCGCACGCCGCGAACGGCAGCCTGAGTGCCTGGCAGCGCAGAGTCCTTCATCCGGCGGCCGCATTGCCCGGTGTGGTGGCCCACGAACTGATCCACACGCTTCAGCCCGAGGTGAGGGTGGAGGACCTGACCCTGCTGCAAGCCGTGCTGGCGGAGGGCGCCGCCGAGTATCTGGGCCGCATCGTCGCCGGAGACACCATCAACGCCCACCTGTACGGGTACGGTCTGCGTCACGAGGCCGAACTGCGCCGGCGCTTCCAGGCCGACCTGGCTGCCGGGGCCCCTCTGGAACGCTGGCTGTACCAGGGCGAGCAGGCCGGAGCAGAACCCGCCGACCTGGGCTATTTTCTCGGGTCGCAGATCGTGCAGGCGTACCACGAGCGGGACCGCGACCGGGCGGGCGTCCTGCGGGAGCTGCTGGACCTCCCCCTGCACGACCCGCAGACCTTCTTGCGGCGCAGCGGTTATTTCGGGTAG
- a CDS encoding response regulator, whose product MTDSAASDSAAAVPTVRVLLVDDHAVVRQGLRLFLGLDEHIEVVGEASNGEEALAEAGRLHPDVVVMDLMMPVMDGIAATRQLRRAHPDTEVIALTSTLEEHKVNGAIEAGAISYMLKDASSDTLADAIHAAARGEVRLHPEAAKRLVRDFRGGEMRESLTPKETIVLQLLARGHSNRDIAADQGVSEATVKTHVSRLLSKLGLDSRTQAALYALKHGVASLDGVEV is encoded by the coding sequence ATGACCGATTCCGCCGCATCTGATTCCGCCGCAGCCGTCCCCACCGTCCGCGTCCTGCTGGTGGACGACCACGCCGTCGTGCGCCAGGGCCTGCGCCTGTTCCTGGGCCTCGACGAGCACATCGAGGTGGTGGGTGAGGCCAGCAACGGCGAGGAAGCCCTGGCCGAGGCCGGGCGCCTGCACCCCGACGTGGTCGTCATGGACCTGATGATGCCCGTGATGGACGGCATCGCCGCGACCCGGCAGCTGCGCCGCGCCCACCCCGACACCGAGGTCATCGCCCTGACTTCCACCCTGGAGGAACACAAGGTGAACGGCGCCATCGAGGCCGGGGCCATCAGCTACATGCTCAAGGATGCGTCGTCGGACACATTGGCCGACGCCATCCACGCCGCCGCGCGCGGTGAAGTGCGGCTGCACCCCGAGGCGGCCAAGCGGCTCGTGCGCGATTTCCGGGGCGGCGAGATGCGCGAGAGCCTGACGCCCAAGGAGACCATCGTGCTGCAACTGCTGGCGCGCGGGCACAGCAACCGCGACATCGCCGCCGATCAGGGGGTCTCCGAGGCGACGGTCAAGACCCACGTCTCGCGCCTGCTGAGCAAACTGGGCCTGGACAGCCGCACCCAGGCCGCGCTGTACGCCCTGAAGCACGGCGTGGCGAGCCTGGACGGGGTGGAGGTGTAG